In one Rhodococcus sp. B50 genomic region, the following are encoded:
- a CDS encoding ATP-dependent helicase, with translation MSEPQVPDRVRRPAARLVRRSGEAPVAREWPDDVRVVFADAPPALRWRPWQVLGGPGTGKTSLLVDLAVHRIANGADPESVLILTHSRRAATAVREAITAGLIALGDGAVPRATREPLVRTVHSYAFAVLRLQASAHGNPPPRLITGAEQDAVLRELLRGDIDDGAGMWPERLRPALGMTGFAVELRDLMLRANERGLGPEDLVALGERRGRPEWVAAGRFAERYEQVMLLRGAVGLEAPEATAPALDAAELVGAALAAFATDPDLLASERGRIRHLLVDDAQHLDPQAADLVRVIGTGTRTSTIAGDPDQAVFGFRGADTSFLESLGEADGSRRIVLGVNHRAAPEVASLADGIARRLPGLPPHRGMAAHREPQGDPGRVRVAVCSSQAKEAALVADTLRRSHLVDGVPWSRMAIVVRSVPRVLAPLRRALLAAGVPMTTAASELPLARQHSVAGLLLVLRAVSGSGFGGEEALALLSGPIGGAEPVALRRLRRGLRRVELASGNDRDSAELLRILLTAADDTAENAHLVRGLTDVEAAPLKKVLGVLRKARSAALRGGGLEDVLWEAWQATGLERRWAVASAWGGPIGAQADRDLDGVVALFDAAADYVDRLPRAHIAGFVDYLTEQEIPATSRTRVAAESEAVTVVSAHSAAGREWDVVVVAGVQEGLWPSLRARGTLLGIEALLDAVSGADGGDDAAARLSRTAPLLAEERRLFLVACSRARTHLLVTAVDSVSGDSELVRSRFVDELRGGDTDDIDAPDDLPADPVPDEVRTRVLALPALVAELRSVVCDPEIADTEPERQRRAAQQLARLARAGVRGAHPDEWYGTADPSTADPLWDPDDDAVRLSPSTVEQLTACPLRWMFERHGGSDGENSHAVTGTLVHTLVQALAGRIPPDRIDQALEKAWDSVDLGADWYARRELERTRRMLDTFSTWLQGTRGELTEIGVEVKVDGILEPDSDDKPRVRLRGRIDRLERDAEGRPVVIDVKTAKNPVSKDAARDHAQLAAYQVAAAAGAIEGEPAATPGGARLVFVAKPHNKEGATQRVQPPLDEEGLVQWREIIHDAAAATRGPRFVARVNDGCRHCPVLSSCPAHDEGRQVTGE, from the coding sequence ATGTCCGAACCCCAGGTCCCCGATCGTGTCCGTCGCCCGGCCGCGCGCCTGGTGCGCAGGTCCGGCGAGGCACCGGTGGCACGCGAGTGGCCCGACGACGTGCGCGTGGTGTTCGCCGACGCCCCTCCTGCTCTCCGCTGGCGGCCGTGGCAGGTCCTCGGCGGGCCCGGCACGGGCAAGACGTCCCTGCTCGTCGATCTCGCGGTCCATCGCATCGCGAACGGCGCCGATCCGGAGTCGGTGCTGATCCTCACCCATTCGCGGCGGGCGGCCACTGCCGTGCGCGAGGCGATCACGGCCGGCCTGATCGCGCTCGGCGACGGTGCCGTGCCCCGCGCCACGCGGGAGCCCCTCGTCCGTACCGTCCACTCGTATGCCTTCGCGGTGCTGCGCTTGCAGGCGTCGGCGCACGGCAACCCGCCACCCCGTCTGATCACCGGCGCCGAACAGGACGCCGTCCTGCGCGAACTGCTGCGCGGCGACATCGACGACGGCGCCGGCATGTGGCCCGAACGGTTGCGTCCGGCGCTCGGCATGACGGGTTTCGCCGTCGAACTGCGCGATCTCATGCTGCGGGCGAACGAGCGCGGTCTCGGTCCGGAGGATCTGGTCGCGCTCGGCGAGCGGCGCGGTCGTCCGGAGTGGGTCGCGGCCGGGCGTTTCGCGGAGCGGTACGAGCAGGTGATGCTGTTGCGCGGCGCCGTCGGGCTCGAGGCTCCCGAGGCCACCGCTCCCGCGCTCGACGCGGCCGAACTCGTCGGTGCGGCGCTCGCGGCGTTCGCCACCGATCCCGATCTGCTCGCCTCAGAGCGCGGCCGGATCCGCCATCTGCTCGTCGACGATGCCCAGCATCTCGATCCGCAGGCTGCCGATCTCGTCCGCGTGATCGGTACCGGTACCCGCACGAGCACGATTGCCGGCGACCCCGACCAGGCCGTCTTCGGATTCCGCGGCGCCGACACGTCTTTCCTCGAGAGCCTCGGCGAGGCCGACGGATCGCGCCGGATCGTGTTGGGCGTCAACCATCGCGCCGCTCCCGAGGTGGCGTCCCTCGCCGACGGTATCGCGCGCCGGCTGCCGGGTCTGCCGCCTCACCGCGGCATGGCCGCCCACCGCGAGCCGCAGGGCGATCCCGGCCGGGTGCGGGTGGCGGTGTGCTCGTCGCAGGCCAAGGAAGCGGCGCTGGTCGCCGACACCTTGCGTCGATCCCACCTGGTCGACGGCGTGCCGTGGTCGCGGATGGCGATCGTCGTCCGGTCCGTGCCCCGGGTGCTCGCACCGCTGCGCCGCGCGCTGCTCGCGGCGGGTGTCCCGATGACGACCGCCGCATCCGAACTGCCGCTGGCCCGCCAGCACAGCGTCGCGGGGCTGCTGCTCGTGCTGCGCGCGGTGTCCGGCAGTGGCTTCGGAGGCGAGGAAGCGCTGGCCCTGCTGTCCGGGCCCATCGGCGGCGCCGAACCGGTTGCGCTACGGAGGCTGCGGCGTGGTCTGCGACGGGTCGAGCTCGCGTCGGGCAACGACCGCGATTCCGCCGAACTGCTGCGCATCCTGCTCACCGCGGCCGACGACACCGCCGAGAACGCGCACCTCGTACGGGGGCTGACCGATGTCGAGGCGGCACCGTTGAAGAAGGTGCTCGGTGTGCTGCGCAAGGCCCGCTCGGCGGCGCTGCGCGGGGGTGGCCTCGAGGACGTGCTGTGGGAGGCATGGCAGGCCACCGGACTCGAACGGCGATGGGCCGTCGCGTCGGCCTGGGGCGGACCGATCGGTGCGCAGGCCGACCGCGATCTCGACGGGGTCGTGGCGCTGTTCGACGCCGCCGCCGACTACGTCGACCGTCTGCCCCGCGCGCATATCGCGGGATTCGTCGACTACCTCACCGAGCAGGAGATCCCCGCCACGTCCCGTACCCGCGTGGCTGCCGAATCCGAAGCGGTCACGGTCGTCAGCGCGCACTCCGCCGCCGGTCGCGAATGGGACGTCGTCGTGGTCGCCGGCGTCCAGGAAGGCCTGTGGCCGAGCCTGCGGGCCCGCGGCACCCTGCTCGGCATCGAAGCCCTACTCGACGCCGTCTCCGGTGCCGATGGTGGCGACGACGCTGCTGCGCGGCTGTCCCGCACCGCCCCGCTCCTCGCCGAGGAGCGGCGCCTTTTCCTCGTCGCCTGCAGTCGCGCCCGCACCCACCTTCTCGTCACCGCCGTCGACTCGGTGAGCGGCGACAGCGAACTCGTCCGCTCCCGTTTCGTCGACGAATTGCGCGGTGGCGACACCGATGACATCGACGCACCCGACGATCTCCCCGCAGACCCGGTGCCCGACGAGGTCCGCACCCGGGTGCTGGCCCTGCCTGCTCTCGTCGCCGAACTGCGCAGCGTGGTGTGCGATCCGGAGATCGCCGACACCGAACCCGAACGGCAGCGGCGGGCCGCCCAGCAACTCGCGCGGCTCGCACGCGCCGGGGTACGCGGCGCCCACCCCGACGAGTGGTACGGCACCGCCGACCCCAGCACCGCCGACCCGCTGTGGGATCCCGACGACGACGCGGTGCGGTTGTCTCCGTCCACGGTCGAGCAGCTCACGGCCTGCCCGCTGCGGTGGATGTTCGAGCGGCACGGCGGTTCCGACGGCGAGAACAGCCACGCCGTCACCGGCACCCTCGTGCACACCCTCGTCCAGGCGCTCGCCGGGCGCATCCCGCCCGACCGCATCGATCAGGCGCTCGAGAAGGCATGGGACTCGGTCGATCTGGGGGCCGACTGGTATGCGCGACGCGAACTCGAACGCACCCGCCGCATGCTCGACACCTTCTCGACCTGGTTGCAGGGCACGCGCGGAGAACTCACGGAGATCGGTGTCGAGGTCAAGGTCGACGGCATTCTCGAACCCGACTCCGACGACAAGCCTCGGGTACGGCTCCGCGGCCGCATCGACCGGCTCGAACGCGACGCCGAGGGCCGCCCGGTCGTCATCGACGTCAAGACTGCGAAGAACCCGGTGTCCAAGGACGCCGCGCGCGACCACGCCCAGCTCGCCGCCTACCAGGTGGCCGCGGCGGCCGGCGCGATCGAGGGCGAACCGGCCGCGACACCCGGCGGCGCGCGCCTGGTCTTCGTGGCGAAGCCGCACAACAAGGAAGGCGCGACGCAGCGTGTGCAGCCGCCCCTCGACGAGGAGGGTCTCGTGCAGTGGCGGGAGATCATCCACGATGCCGCGGCCGCGACCCGCGGCCCGCGCTTCGTCGCGAGGGTCAACGACGGGTGCCGGCACTGCCCGGTGCTGTCGAGCTGCCCGGCGCACGACGAAGGCAGGCAGGTGACCGGAGAATGA
- a CDS encoding ATP-dependent helicase, with protein sequence MSAPRVSARRLAEALGQLPPTTEQAAVIEAPPGPMLVVAGAGAGKTETMAARVVWLVANGLVEPEQVLGLTFTRKAAQQLTARIRARLAKLAGSALLRDLDPSGGLRGRILGSEPEVSTYHAYAGRLLAEHGLLLPIEPSATLLSETELWQVAHRVVSSWDGELDTDRNPASVTEAVLALSGQLAEHLVEPDRLRDAHIELEQLVHTLPPGPGQRGAPSKTLLGYLDTQHARLQLLPLVERLSETLRREGALDFGSQMSLAARVARDHPEVGVGERSRYRAVLLDEYQDTGHAQRVLLAALFGGGADPGLAVTAVGDPMQSIYGWRGASAANLPRFASDFPASDGAPAPTRELLTSWRNPPQALELANVSSEPLRDRGVSVSRLRPRPDATAGDVRLAVHPDVATERDWVADRIAAEYAAAREDGRKPPTAAVLVRRNADAAPIAEALRARDLPVEVVGIGGLLHTPEVADVLAMLRLAADPLAGSAAVRVLTGARWQLGAADLKALWERAQELAIAGRWGVTGAVTDPDALDDALDSALPGEYADQAGLADAISDPGDSHRYSKFGHARIVALGRELTSLRERLGQPLTELVAEVERVLGIGIETEARVGSRRGVAGREHLDAFAGVVASYAGRTNATLPGLLSYLAAAEEIEQGLAPGEVEVDPDRVQVLTVHSAKGLEWEVVAVPHVAAGVFPSSTAAATWLGSTSELPPHLRGDRVLPDDDPGSTDGVPVLDLGDVADRKMLERTIDAHKDALKRRKLDEDRRLFYVALTRTERALFVSGHHWGDTGSEPKGPSPFLEELHEIVTARPELGSIDHWAPEPEPEDENPLTASPRSALWPRDPLGARRGDVERGAALVLAEFDGPDLPTGYDDDPDEWATDVDALLAEREQRAEQSAEVVLPAQLSVSQLVDLATDPDALAARLRRPLPFRPNPLARRGTAFHAWLERRFGATRLLDLDELPGADDEDGDDSHFDRLQEAFLRSKWASRNPVEVEVPFETALGGTVIRGRIDAVFDDPDGGWTVIDWKTGAEPEGEKLAAVGVQLAAYRLAWAQLMAARTERLTGRPAELPLHKVRAAFHYVRTGRTVAPEELPGAAMLERLVLEAGNLRRESTADSEAGY encoded by the coding sequence ATGAGCGCACCACGGGTGAGTGCGAGGCGCCTCGCGGAGGCACTGGGGCAGTTGCCGCCCACGACGGAACAGGCAGCGGTCATCGAGGCCCCGCCCGGACCGATGCTGGTCGTCGCCGGAGCCGGCGCCGGCAAGACCGAGACGATGGCGGCCCGGGTGGTGTGGCTCGTCGCCAACGGGCTCGTCGAACCCGAGCAGGTACTGGGCCTGACCTTCACTCGCAAGGCCGCGCAGCAGCTCACGGCCCGCATCCGGGCGCGTCTCGCCAAGCTCGCCGGGTCGGCGCTGCTCCGCGACCTCGACCCGAGCGGTGGGTTACGGGGCCGGATCCTGGGCAGCGAACCCGAGGTGAGCACGTACCACGCGTACGCAGGTCGTCTGCTCGCCGAGCACGGTCTGCTGCTGCCCATCGAACCGTCGGCGACCCTGCTGTCCGAGACAGAGCTGTGGCAGGTCGCGCACCGAGTGGTCAGCTCGTGGGACGGCGAGCTCGACACCGACCGCAATCCCGCGTCGGTGACCGAGGCCGTGCTCGCCCTGTCCGGTCAGCTCGCCGAGCACCTCGTCGAACCGGATCGGCTGCGCGACGCCCACATCGAACTCGAACAGCTCGTGCACACCCTCCCGCCCGGCCCGGGGCAGCGGGGAGCGCCGTCGAAGACCCTGCTCGGATACCTCGACACCCAGCACGCGCGTCTACAGCTGCTTCCGCTCGTCGAACGGCTGTCCGAGACCCTGCGTCGCGAAGGCGCCCTCGACTTCGGCAGCCAGATGTCACTCGCCGCGCGGGTCGCCCGCGATCATCCCGAGGTGGGCGTCGGTGAGCGGAGCCGGTACCGGGCCGTGCTGCTCGACGAGTACCAGGACACCGGGCACGCCCAGCGCGTCCTGCTCGCCGCGTTGTTCGGCGGCGGCGCCGATCCGGGCCTGGCGGTGACCGCAGTGGGCGATCCGATGCAGTCCATCTACGGCTGGCGCGGGGCCTCGGCCGCCAACCTGCCGCGCTTCGCGAGCGACTTCCCGGCGTCCGACGGAGCACCGGCGCCCACCCGTGAGCTGCTCACCAGTTGGCGCAACCCGCCGCAGGCCCTCGAACTGGCGAATGTCTCGTCCGAACCACTGCGCGATCGAGGCGTGTCGGTCAGCCGGTTACGTCCCCGACCCGACGCGACCGCCGGCGACGTCCGGCTCGCGGTGCACCCCGACGTCGCGACCGAACGCGACTGGGTGGCAGACCGGATCGCCGCCGAGTACGCCGCCGCACGCGAGGACGGGCGGAAGCCGCCGACGGCAGCTGTCCTGGTCCGCCGTAACGCCGACGCGGCGCCGATTGCCGAGGCACTGCGCGCCCGCGACCTTCCGGTGGAGGTCGTCGGCATCGGTGGGCTGCTGCACACTCCGGAAGTCGCCGATGTGCTCGCGATGCTGCGCCTGGCGGCGGACCCGCTCGCCGGAAGCGCGGCGGTGCGGGTACTCACCGGTGCCCGCTGGCAACTCGGTGCCGCCGACCTGAAGGCACTGTGGGAGCGCGCCCAGGAACTGGCCATCGCGGGCCGCTGGGGTGTCACCGGTGCGGTGACCGATCCCGACGCCCTCGACGACGCCCTCGATTCGGCGCTGCCCGGCGAATACGCCGACCAGGCCGGCCTCGCCGACGCGATCTCCGATCCCGGCGACAGTCACCGTTATTCGAAGTTCGGTCATGCGCGCATCGTCGCGCTGGGTCGCGAACTGACCTCCCTGCGGGAACGTCTCGGTCAGCCGCTCACCGAGCTCGTCGCCGAGGTCGAGCGGGTACTCGGTATCGGCATCGAGACCGAGGCCCGCGTGGGCAGCCGGCGCGGCGTCGCCGGCCGCGAACATCTCGATGCGTTCGCCGGTGTGGTCGCGTCCTATGCGGGACGGACGAACGCGACCCTTCCGGGTCTGCTGTCCTACCTCGCGGCGGCGGAGGAGATCGAGCAGGGTCTCGCGCCCGGTGAAGTGGAGGTCGACCCCGACCGCGTGCAGGTCCTCACCGTCCACTCGGCGAAGGGCCTCGAATGGGAGGTCGTCGCGGTCCCGCACGTCGCCGCCGGAGTCTTCCCGTCGTCCACGGCCGCCGCGACCTGGCTCGGATCCACGAGCGAACTGCCCCCGCACCTGCGTGGCGACCGGGTGCTGCCCGACGACGATCCGGGTAGTACCGACGGTGTTCCCGTGCTCGACCTCGGCGACGTCGCCGATCGCAAGATGCTCGAGCGGACCATCGACGCCCACAAGGACGCACTCAAACGGCGCAAGCTCGACGAGGACCGCCGCCTGTTCTACGTCGCCCTCACCCGCACCGAACGAGCCCTGTTCGTCTCCGGCCACCACTGGGGCGACACCGGATCCGAACCGAAGGGACCCTCGCCGTTCCTCGAGGAACTGCACGAGATCGTCACGGCGCGGCCCGAGCTCGGTTCGATCGACCACTGGGCGCCGGAACCCGAACCCGAGGACGAGAACCCCCTCACCGCGTCCCCCCGCAGCGCGCTGTGGCCGCGCGACCCGCTCGGTGCCCGGCGTGGGGACGTCGAACGCGGCGCAGCGCTCGTCCTCGCCGAGTTCGACGGCCCCGACCTCCCGACCGGGTACGACGACGATCCGGACGAGTGGGCAACCGACGTCGACGCATTGCTGGCCGAACGCGAACAGCGCGCCGAGCAGAGCGCCGAAGTGGTGTTGCCTGCGCAGCTGTCGGTGAGCCAGCTCGTCGACCTCGCTACCGACCCCGACGCTCTCGCGGCCCGGTTGCGACGCCCGTTGCCGTTCCGGCCCAACCCGCTCGCGCGTCGCGGCACGGCCTTCCACGCATGGCTCGAGCGCAGGTTCGGCGCGACTCGCCTGCTCGACCTCGACGAGCTTCCCGGCGCCGACGACGAGGACGGCGACGATTCGCACTTCGACCGGCTCCAGGAGGCGTTCCTGCGGTCGAAGTGGGCGTCGCGCAACCCCGTCGAGGTCGAGGTGCCGTTCGAAACTGCTCTGGGCGGCACCGTCATCCGTGGACGCATCGATGCGGTCTTCGACGATCCGGACGGAGGCTGGACGGTCATCGATTGGAAGACCGGCGCCGAGCCGGAAGGGGAGAAGCTCGCCGCGGTGGGAGTGCAGCTCGCCGCCTACCGTCTCGCCTGGGCGCAGTTGATGGCGGCACGCACCGAGCGGCTCACCGGCCGACCGGCCGAACTGCCGCTGCACAAGGTCCGAGCGGCCTTCCACTACGTCCGTACCGGACGCACCGTCGCACCCGAAGAGCTGCCCGGTGCGGCGATGCTCGAACGGCTCGTTCTCGAAGCGGGAAACCTGCGGCGCGAATCCACCGCGGATTCCGAGGCGGGCTACTAG
- a CDS encoding IS701 family transposase, whose product MDPATLTAVGECLDAFVEEVFSSLTRKDQRATAGVYTRGLMLDGRRKSMQPMAERLGVDHQRLQQFVTTSPWDVVPVRKTLSRRTCDLIEPDAWVIDDTGFAKDGDRSPGVARQYSGTLGKVGNCQIAVSVHAATDVASAPLDWRLFLPESWDDRSTTDPDAVAAITARRTRSAIPDTEHHRRKWEMAIEMIDEMLEWGRTPPTVVADAGYGDATAFRLALTERGIGYVLAVKGATTAHLGDATVETVPYRGRGRPPTPRYGPPSTCKDLVLAAGTSALTEVTWRRGSKADPGNRTAAMRSRFAAMRVRPANRDITRAEDGTLPQGWLLAEWPTGADEPTDFWLATLPADTSLEELVRLAKIRWRIEHDYRELKTGLGLDHFEGRSWLGWHHHVTLVTAAHLFLTTLRLTGPKVNGQD is encoded by the coding sequence GTGGATCCCGCAACCCTGACCGCTGTCGGTGAATGTCTCGATGCGTTTGTCGAGGAGGTGTTCTCCTCGCTCACACGCAAGGACCAGCGGGCGACAGCAGGGGTGTACACGCGGGGATTGATGCTCGACGGGCGCCGCAAATCGATGCAACCCATGGCCGAGCGACTGGGGGTCGATCACCAACGCCTGCAGCAGTTTGTGACCACGTCACCGTGGGACGTGGTCCCCGTCCGGAAAACACTGTCCCGCAGAACATGTGATCTGATCGAACCGGACGCGTGGGTCATCGACGACACCGGATTCGCCAAGGACGGCGACCGCTCCCCGGGCGTGGCCCGACAGTACTCGGGCACCCTCGGCAAGGTCGGCAACTGCCAGATCGCGGTCAGCGTGCACGCCGCCACCGACGTCGCCTCGGCCCCGTTGGATTGGCGCCTGTTCCTGCCCGAGAGCTGGGACGATCGGTCCACCACCGATCCGGACGCGGTCGCCGCGATCACCGCCCGCCGGACGCGGTCGGCGATCCCCGACACCGAGCATCATCGCCGCAAGTGGGAAATGGCGATCGAGATGATCGACGAGATGCTCGAGTGGGGCAGGACCCCACCGACGGTGGTCGCGGACGCCGGCTACGGCGACGCCACCGCCTTCCGCCTCGCGCTGACCGAACGGGGTATCGGCTACGTCCTCGCCGTCAAGGGCGCCACCACTGCGCATCTCGGCGACGCGACCGTCGAGACGGTGCCCTACCGTGGCCGGGGACGCCCACCGACACCCCGCTACGGGCCGCCATCGACCTGCAAGGACCTCGTTCTGGCGGCCGGAACCTCGGCGCTGACCGAGGTGACCTGGCGCCGTGGCAGCAAGGCCGACCCCGGCAACCGGACCGCGGCGATGCGCTCGCGGTTCGCCGCCATGCGGGTCCGCCCGGCAAACCGTGACATCACCCGCGCCGAGGACGGCACCCTGCCGCAGGGGTGGTTGCTCGCCGAATGGCCCACCGGCGCCGACGAACCCACCGATTTCTGGCTCGCCACCCTGCCGGCGGACACGTCCCTCGAAGAACTCGTCCGCCTCGCCAAGATTCGCTGGCGTATCGAGCACGACTACCGGGAGCTGAAAACCGGTCTCGGGCTGGATCATTTCGAGGGCCGCTCCTGGCTGGGCTGGCATCACCACGTCACCCTGGTCACCGCCGCGCATCTGTTTCTGACCACCTTGCGGTTGACCGGCCCAAAAGTGAATGGGCAGGACTGA
- a CDS encoding alpha/beta fold hydrolase, with protein MVATFVLLPGAGSDSWYWHRVIPLLERRGHRTIAVDLPYADGSMDQYDYADVVVDAVPEASSPLVVVAQSMSAFTAVLVAERCTVDELVLVAPMIPAPGESPGRWWGNVGHEDARREQDVAAGRDPDAPMDVRELFFHDVPEDVVADAFTRDASAPADAAFEPAWDADRWPSVPVRVVAGRHDRFLPLSLVTRLSHERLGVEPELVDSGHLPALARPAELAQILLSSR; from the coding sequence ATCGTGGCGACCTTCGTGCTGCTCCCCGGAGCCGGATCCGACTCGTGGTACTGGCATCGGGTGATCCCGCTGCTCGAACGCCGCGGGCACCGCACGATCGCGGTGGACCTGCCCTATGCGGACGGGTCGATGGACCAGTACGACTACGCCGATGTCGTCGTCGATGCCGTCCCGGAGGCGTCGTCTCCGCTGGTGGTGGTGGCTCAGTCGATGTCGGCCTTCACGGCGGTGCTCGTCGCCGAGCGGTGCACCGTCGACGAACTCGTCCTCGTCGCGCCGATGATCCCGGCGCCCGGCGAGTCGCCCGGCAGGTGGTGGGGGAACGTCGGGCACGAGGACGCGAGGCGGGAGCAGGACGTCGCCGCGGGTCGCGATCCCGATGCCCCGATGGATGTGCGCGAGTTGTTCTTCCACGATGTGCCCGAGGACGTCGTCGCCGACGCGTTCACCCGTGACGCATCCGCCCCGGCCGATGCGGCCTTCGAGCCTGCCTGGGACGCCGATCGGTGGCCGAGCGTGCCCGTGCGTGTCGTCGCCGGGCGCCACGACAGATTCCTTCCGCTGTCGCTCGTGACGCGCCTGTCGCACGAGCGCCTCGGTGTCGAACCCGAACTCGTCGACAGCGGTCATCTGCCGGCGCTGGCACGGCCGGCCGAACTCGCACAGATCCTGTTGTCGTCGCGGTGA
- a CDS encoding NAD-dependent epimerase/dehydratase family protein, which translates to MDTGRGLKVVVVGATGNLGTGIVEALGREPAVTEIVGVARRPTEWTSPKATFTVADTTTDDFRPIVRGADAVIHLAWLFQPTHRPEVTWKNNVLGAISVFEAAAAERVPALIYSSSVAAYSPGRSTDRVTEDWPTHGWPGAAYPREKSYLERCLDTLELRTPETRIVRMRPYFIFKRESATSQRRLFVGPLLPGNLLRSGLLPLMPLVEDLRAQVLHTSDVADAFVRATVRPVRGAFNLATEPPVDGAFLSEMFSARKIPVPRAALRAAVRAAWHAHLVPASPGLLDTVLQLPLLDSTRARTELGWEPRYSPPEILEEFLSGLREGAGMPTAPLAPDTAGRRAHEMATGVGQRP; encoded by the coding sequence ATGGACACCGGACGTGGTCTGAAAGTGGTCGTCGTCGGCGCGACCGGCAATCTGGGAACCGGCATCGTCGAGGCGCTCGGCAGGGAGCCCGCCGTCACGGAGATCGTCGGCGTCGCGCGACGGCCGACGGAGTGGACCTCCCCCAAGGCGACCTTCACAGTCGCCGACACCACCACCGACGACTTCCGTCCGATCGTGCGGGGCGCCGACGCGGTGATCCACCTGGCGTGGCTCTTCCAGCCCACCCACCGCCCGGAGGTGACCTGGAAGAACAACGTGCTCGGCGCGATCTCGGTATTCGAGGCGGCGGCCGCCGAGAGGGTTCCCGCACTGATCTACTCGTCGTCGGTGGCGGCCTATTCGCCCGGCCGCTCGACGGATCGTGTCACCGAGGACTGGCCCACGCACGGGTGGCCGGGCGCCGCCTATCCTCGCGAGAAGTCGTATCTGGAGCGCTGTCTCGACACGCTCGAACTGCGGACGCCCGAGACCCGCATCGTGCGGATGCGGCCCTACTTCATCTTCAAGCGCGAATCGGCGACCTCGCAGCGGCGCCTGTTCGTGGGCCCCCTGCTGCCGGGGAATCTGCTGCGGAGCGGATTGCTGCCCCTCATGCCGCTGGTCGAGGATCTGCGAGCCCAGGTGTTGCACACGAGCGATGTGGCCGATGCCTTCGTCCGCGCGACGGTCCGGCCGGTCCGCGGCGCGTTCAACCTTGCGACGGAGCCGCCGGTGGACGGCGCCTTCCTGTCGGAGATGTTCTCCGCCAGGAAGATTCCGGTGCCGCGTGCGGCCCTCCGCGCGGCGGTGCGGGCGGCGTGGCACGCGCACCTCGTCCCGGCCTCGCCCGGCCTGCTCGACACCGTGCTGCAACTTCCGCTGCTCGACAGCACCCGCGCCCGCACCGAATTGGGCTGGGAACCCCGGTATTCGCCGCCCGAGATCCTCGAGGAGTTCCTGTCGGGTCTGCGGGAGGGAGCCGGAATGCCCACCGCTCCACTGGCACCCGACACCGCCGGGCGCCGGGCTCACGAAATGGCCACCGGCGTAGGGCAGCGCCCCTGA
- a CDS encoding DoxX family protein has product MSTKAAQRSAIRLSGLLLGVGILHFVRPEPFDGIVPHALPGDARTYTYASGVAEIAVAGALAVPRTRRLGGSLAAALFLAVFPANLQMAVTWLRSPKLSPAAKALSLARLPLQIPLVTEALKIRRTSAR; this is encoded by the coding sequence ATGTCCACGAAAGCGGCGCAGCGTTCTGCGATCCGGCTGTCAGGTCTTCTTCTCGGCGTCGGGATCCTGCACTTCGTGCGACCGGAACCCTTCGACGGCATCGTGCCCCACGCCCTGCCGGGTGATGCCCGTACCTACACCTACGCCTCCGGAGTGGCGGAGATCGCTGTCGCCGGCGCGCTCGCAGTGCCCCGCACCCGTCGCCTCGGCGGTTCCCTGGCCGCGGCGTTGTTCCTGGCGGTCTTCCCCGCCAACCTGCAGATGGCCGTGACGTGGCTGCGCAGTCCGAAGCTCTCCCCTGCCGCCAAGGCCTTGTCCCTCGCCCGGCTGCCGCTGCAGATCCCGCTCGTCACCGAGGCCCTGAAGATCCGCCGCACCTCGGCCCGCTGA